Proteins from a genomic interval of Tenacibaculum sp. SZ-18:
- the folE gene encoding GTP cyclohydrolase I FolE: MEKHDHIGDNHISTNVETPLVANAFDKSDDEKIANIQGYFAKIMEELGLDLTDDSLSGTPYRFAKMYVKELFYGLNPANRPKASTFENKYGYGKILVEQNITIDSSCEHHFLPITGYAHVGYIPKDRVIGLSKINRLVDYYSHRPQVQERLCLQILKDLQETLGTEDVIVLVNAKHLCVSSRGIKDKNSYTTTIEYGGSFNDLAVRNEFFKICEFENRE, from the coding sequence ATGGAGAAACATGATCATATAGGAGATAACCATATTTCAACAAATGTTGAAACACCTTTGGTTGCGAATGCTTTTGATAAATCTGACGATGAGAAAATAGCAAATATTCAAGGGTATTTTGCTAAAATTATGGAAGAGTTAGGTTTAGATTTAACTGATGATAGCCTTTCAGGAACTCCTTATCGTTTTGCAAAAATGTACGTAAAGGAATTGTTTTATGGTTTAAATCCTGCTAATAGACCAAAAGCATCTACTTTTGAAAACAAGTATGGTTATGGTAAAATATTGGTAGAGCAAAATATTACCATTGATTCTTCATGCGAACATCATTTTCTTCCAATTACAGGTTATGCACATGTTGGTTATATTCCAAAAGATAGGGTTATTGGACTTTCGAAAATCAACAGATTGGTAGATTATTATTCTCACAGACCACAAGTACAAGAGCGTTTATGCTTACAAATTCTAAAAGATTTACAAGAAACGTTAGGAACTGAAGATGTAATTGTATTAGTTAACGCCAAGCATTTATGTGTTTCTTCTCGTGGAATTAAAGATAAAAATAGCTATACAACAACCATTGAATACGGAGGAAGTTTCAACGATTTAGCCGTTCGTAACGAGTTTTTCAAAATTTGTGAGTTTGAAAATAGAGAATAA
- a CDS encoding MerC domain-containing protein: MVLKQKSDTLGALSSSLCLAHCIFTPFLFVIQSHAACCSVESVPFWWKSIDVLFLIISFFAINRSVKTTSKNWMKYALWFTWFLLFLVVVNEYFNWVGLPEQSIYFPALSLVFLHIYNGKYCQCENDTCCANN, translated from the coding sequence ATGGTACTGAAGCAAAAGTCGGATACATTAGGAGCATTATCAAGCAGTTTATGCCTTGCTCATTGTATATTTACGCCTTTTTTATTTGTCATTCAATCCCATGCTGCTTGTTGCAGTGTAGAGTCGGTTCCTTTCTGGTGGAAAAGTATCGATGTTTTATTTTTAATAATATCATTTTTTGCAATAAACAGATCAGTTAAAACTACTTCCAAGAATTGGATGAAATATGCCTTATGGTTTACGTGGTTTTTACTATTTTTAGTTGTTGTAAATGAATATTTTAATTGGGTAGGTTTACCTGAACAGAGTATTTATTTTCCAGCGTTAAGTTTGGTATTTTTACATATATATAATGGCAAATATTGCCAATGTGAAAACGATACATGTTGTGCTAATAACTAA
- a CDS encoding Fur family transcriptional regulator produces the protein MGVIRKTKAVKRLLSLFEPGISAISAVDLVAQLNEEMNKTTVYRVLDRLENDGVVHSFMGIEGIKWYAKCTSCSSSHHNDIHPHFQCTECKKVTCLSVEISIPKLENYTIENASVLLTGRCGNCA, from the coding sequence ATGGGAGTTATAAGAAAAACGAAAGCGGTTAAAAGATTATTAAGTTTATTTGAGCCTGGAATTTCAGCAATTTCAGCTGTTGATTTAGTTGCTCAACTTAATGAAGAAATGAATAAAACTACAGTTTACCGAGTTTTAGATAGACTCGAAAATGATGGTGTGGTTCATTCTTTCATGGGAATTGAGGGCATTAAGTGGTATGCAAAATGCACAAGTTGTTCCTCTAGTCATCATAATGATATCCATCCTCATTTTCAATGTACAGAATGTAAAAAAGTAACCTGCTTATCTGTTGAGATTTCTATACCAAAATTAGAAAATTACACCATTGAAAATGCTTCTGTTCTTTTAACTGGTAGATGTGGAAATTGCGCCTAA
- a CDS encoding MATE family efflux transporter, translated as MQHDISFNYINKLAIPALITGVAEPLLSTTDLAIIGNINENATESIAAIGIVGAFLSMLIWVFGQVRSGISSIVSQYVGAQKLNEIKNLPAQATVIIVLTSIFILTLSYPFAKEIFEFYNASGQVLEYSIDYYKIRVFGFPFTLFTIAVYGTFRGLQNTFYPMIIAIVGTLINIILDILFVYGVEDYIPAMHIKGAAYASVIAQVIMAVLSLILLYNKTNISLKFSLPFNHEVPRFINMVLNLFVRTIALNIALYFGTSYATDYGNEYIAAYTIGLNLWLMGAFIIDGYSSAGNILSGKLLGAKAYKTLVRLGNRLILYGFSLGVLMAIIGFILYEPIGRLFTQEKEVLDTFYTSFWIILVMQPFCSLAFIYDGIFKGMGEMKYLRNLLLITTGIVFIPILLFFDSLDYKLYAIWIAFFAWIIARGLPLIIVFRKKFLALAQQR; from the coding sequence ATGCAACACGATATTAGTTTTAATTACATTAATAAATTAGCAATTCCTGCATTAATTACTGGTGTTGCTGAACCTCTACTTTCTACTACAGATTTAGCGATTATTGGAAATATTAACGAAAATGCAACTGAAAGTATTGCCGCTATTGGAATTGTTGGTGCTTTCCTTTCTATGTTGATTTGGGTTTTTGGACAAGTTCGCAGTGGAATTTCTTCTATAGTTTCCCAATATGTTGGCGCTCAAAAATTAAATGAAATTAAAAATCTACCTGCTCAGGCTACTGTAATCATTGTATTAACAAGTATATTCATTCTTACTCTTAGTTATCCTTTTGCGAAAGAAATCTTCGAGTTTTACAATGCTTCTGGTCAAGTTTTAGAGTATTCTATTGACTATTATAAAATCCGTGTTTTTGGTTTTCCTTTTACTTTATTTACTATCGCAGTTTACGGAACATTTAGAGGATTACAAAACACCTTTTATCCAATGATTATTGCTATTGTTGGAACATTAATTAATATAATTCTAGATATTCTTTTTGTATATGGAGTTGAAGATTATATACCAGCCATGCACATTAAAGGAGCAGCTTATGCAAGTGTTATTGCTCAGGTTATTATGGCTGTTTTATCATTGATTTTATTGTATAATAAAACTAATATTTCATTAAAATTTAGCTTACCATTTAATCATGAAGTACCTAGATTTATCAATATGGTTTTGAACTTGTTCGTCAGAACTATTGCTTTAAATATTGCTTTATATTTTGGTACGTCTTATGCTACCGACTATGGAAACGAATATATTGCTGCTTACACTATTGGTTTAAATCTATGGCTTATGGGAGCATTTATAATTGATGGATACTCTTCTGCTGGGAATATTTTATCAGGAAAACTATTGGGAGCTAAAGCATATAAAACTTTAGTAAGATTAGGTAATAGATTGATTTTGTATGGTTTTTCTTTGGGGGTTCTTATGGCAATTATTGGCTTTATATTGTATGAACCTATTGGAAGATTATTTACGCAAGAAAAAGAAGTTTTAGATACTTTCTATACTTCATTCTGGATTATATTAGTTATGCAACCTTTTTGCTCTTTAGCTTTTATTTACGATGGGATATTTAAGGGAATGGGAGAAATGAAATATTTACGTAATTTACTGTTAATAACAACCGGAATAGTTTTCATTCCTATACTGCTGTTTTTTGATTCTTTAGATTACAAATTATATGCAATATGGATTGCATTCTTCGCTTGGATTATAGCTCGTGGTTTGCCATTAATTATAGTATTTCGAAAGAAGTTTTTAGCATTGGCTCAACAACGCTAA
- a CDS encoding GNAT family N-acetyltransferase gives MIDQNIKIKTIHGAPSKEVLDDLLMLYTLVFEDAIVDFFMERISTKEDVVSIIAYKNEVPVGFKIGYRYNESTFYSWVGGVLLNHRKKGIAKKLAASQESIAKEKRFTRLRTKSMNRFKPMLILNLKNGFDIVQVYINEKGQQKIVFEKEI, from the coding sequence ATGATTGATCAAAACATAAAAATTAAAACAATTCATGGAGCTCCAAGTAAAGAAGTTTTGGATGATCTATTGATGTTGTATACTTTGGTTTTTGAAGATGCAATAGTTGATTTTTTTATGGAAAGAATTTCAACCAAAGAAGATGTAGTTTCAATAATCGCTTATAAAAATGAAGTTCCAGTTGGATTTAAAATTGGATACCGATACAATGAAAGTACTTTTTACAGTTGGGTTGGCGGTGTTTTATTGAATCATAGAAAAAAAGGAATTGCTAAAAAATTAGCAGCATCTCAAGAGTCAATTGCAAAGGAAAAAAGATTTACTAGATTAAGAACAAAATCTATGAATCGATTTAAGCCTATGTTGATTTTAAACTTGAAGAATGGGTTTGATATTGTTCAAGTGTATATCAATGAAAAAGGGCAACAAAAAATTGTTTTTGAGAAGGAAATTTAG
- a CDS encoding enoyl-CoA hydratase/isomerase family protein — protein sequence MTTTIRPNGSLYTKIDNKVATIEFGHPASNSFPSELLDRLAKEFDKLSDDTNVSVIVLKSEGERAFCAGASFDELVAIDNLEDGKAFFSGFANVINAMRKCSKLVIGRIQGKVVGGGVGLAGACDYVLATEAASIKLSELTIGIGPFVIAPAVERKVGVSGLAELTLDATNWKNAYWAKDKGLYARVFESISELDTEVELLAAKLASYNPEALDEMKRALWLGTEHWDTLLIDRAETSGKLVLSNFTKNALAKFKK from the coding sequence ATGACTACAACAATAAGACCCAACGGGAGTTTATATACCAAAATTGATAATAAAGTAGCAACTATTGAATTTGGACATCCAGCAAGCAATTCATTTCCAAGTGAATTATTAGATAGATTAGCTAAAGAGTTTGATAAACTCTCTGATGATACTAACGTTTCAGTTATCGTTTTAAAATCTGAAGGAGAACGTGCCTTTTGCGCTGGCGCTTCTTTTGATGAATTGGTAGCAATTGATAATTTAGAAGATGGGAAAGCTTTCTTTTCTGGTTTTGCTAATGTTATCAACGCGATGCGCAAATGTTCAAAATTAGTAATTGGTCGTATCCAAGGAAAAGTTGTAGGAGGCGGTGTTGGTTTAGCTGGTGCTTGTGATTATGTTTTAGCAACAGAAGCGGCTTCCATTAAACTTTCAGAATTAACTATTGGAATTGGACCTTTTGTAATTGCTCCTGCTGTAGAACGTAAAGTTGGTGTTAGCGGATTAGCAGAATTAACATTAGACGCCACGAACTGGAAAAATGCATATTGGGCAAAAGATAAAGGATTATATGCACGTGTATTTGAGTCAATTTCTGAATTAGATACAGAAGTAGAATTATTGGCTGCAAAGTTAGCTTCCTATAACCCTGAAGCTTTAGATGAAATGAAAAGAGCTTTGTGGTTAGGTACGGAACATTGGGATACTTTACTAATTGATCGAGCAGAAACTTCTGGTAAGCTAGTACTTTCTAATTTCACTAAAAATGCCTTAGCAAAATTTAAAAAGTGA
- a CDS encoding GNAT family N-acetyltransferase produces the protein MISLIRTNSKNKDFIELVKQLDAYLAITDGDDHDFYNQYNGIDNIKYVIIGYIDSIPVACGAMKQFDTQTMEIKRMFTSKKSRGKGMASKILIELEKWAKELSFERCILETGIRQVEAVHLYKKNNYTLTQNYGQYHGLVESLCFEKKLY, from the coding sequence GTGATTTCCTTAATTCGAACAAATTCTAAGAATAAAGACTTTATTGAGTTGGTAAAACAACTTGATGCTTATTTAGCTATCACTGATGGTGATGATCATGACTTCTACAATCAATATAATGGAATAGACAATATTAAATATGTTATCATTGGCTATATCGATTCTATTCCTGTTGCTTGCGGTGCAATGAAACAATTTGATACTCAAACGATGGAAATTAAAAGAATGTTTACCTCAAAAAAATCTAGAGGTAAAGGAATGGCATCAAAAATTTTGATTGAACTTGAAAAATGGGCAAAAGAATTATCTTTCGAAAGGTGTATTTTAGAAACAGGTATTCGACAAGTGGAAGCCGTTCATTTATATAAAAAAAACAACTATACTTTAACTCAAAATTATGGTCAATATCACGGTTTGGTAGAAAGCCTTTGTTTTGAAAAAAAATTATATTAA
- a CDS encoding 6-pyruvoyl trahydropterin synthase family protein, with product MRTIRVTKQFTFETAHALYGYDGKCKNIHGHSYKLSVTVIGTPINDPNNVKYGMVIDFGDLKKIVNKEVVDIFDHATILNKNTPHLDLANHLLELGHNIILVDYQPSSEMMILDFAGKIKAQLPEGLTLHSLKLQETETCYAEWFASDN from the coding sequence ATGAGGACAATTAGAGTTACAAAACAGTTCACTTTTGAAACAGCACACGCACTGTACGGTTACGATGGAAAATGTAAGAATATTCATGGACATAGTTATAAATTATCAGTAACTGTAATTGGAACACCAATAAATGACCCAAACAACGTTAAGTACGGGATGGTTATTGATTTTGGTGATTTAAAAAAGATTGTAAATAAAGAAGTTGTTGATATTTTTGATCATGCAACAATTTTGAATAAGAATACTCCACATTTAGATTTGGCGAATCATTTACTTGAACTCGGTCATAATATTATTTTAGTAGATTATCAACCATCGAGTGAAATGATGATTTTAGATTTTGCAGGAAAAATCAAAGCACAACTACCAGAAGGTCTTACTTTACATTCTTTAAAACTACAAGAAACTGAGACCTGCTACGCGGAGTGGTTTGCTAGCGATAATTAA
- the pth gene encoding aminoacyl-tRNA hydrolase yields MGILSFLEKLFKSKKETQEEIMKKFLVVGLGNIGEKYNSTRHNIGFKIVDALVKDYEESFTTEKLGDLAKIKIKGKTVFVLKPNTFMNLSGKAVLYWMKKENILIDNVLIITDDLNIDFGKIRLKGRGSAGGHNGLKDIQEKLNTGSYPRFRFGVGSDYRKGGQVDFVLGKWSDEEESTLIERIPTSIKVVESFVNAGLANTMNTFNGK; encoded by the coding sequence ATGGGTATTCTTTCATTTTTAGAAAAACTATTCAAAAGTAAAAAGGAAACACAAGAGGAGATCATGAAAAAGTTTTTAGTAGTTGGATTAGGCAATATTGGAGAAAAATATAACAGTACACGTCATAATATAGGTTTTAAGATTGTAGATGCTTTAGTTAAAGACTATGAAGAATCTTTTACCACGGAAAAATTAGGCGATTTAGCAAAAATTAAAATTAAAGGTAAAACAGTATTTGTATTAAAACCAAATACTTTTATGAATTTGAGTGGAAAAGCAGTTTTATATTGGATGAAAAAAGAAAATATTTTGATAGATAACGTTTTGATTATTACCGACGATCTTAATATTGATTTTGGAAAAATTCGTTTAAAAGGAAGAGGAAGTGCAGGAGGACATAATGGATTAAAAGATATTCAAGAGAAACTAAATACTGGTTCTTATCCACGTTTTAGATTTGGAGTAGGCTCTGACTATCGTAAAGGAGGTCAGGTTGATTTTGTACTAGGAAAGTGGAGTGATGAAGAGGAAAGTACTCTAATTGAAAGAATTCCGACAAGTATAAAAGTCGTAGAGTCATTTGTTAATGCAGGATTGGCAAATACAATGAATACTTTTAACGGAAAGTAA
- the amaB gene encoding L-piperidine-6-carboxylate dehydrogenase, translated as MADFGIQEALQTLGLKEINEGTSTGLDWFSNGEIIESYSPVDGKLIGKVKASTKEDYENVMKSATEAFKSWRVLPAPQRGEIVRQFGEKLREKKEALGKLVSYEMGKSYQEGLGEVQEMIDICDFAVGLSRQLHGLTMHSERPGHRMYEQYHPLGVVGIISAFNFPVAVWSWNTALAWICGDVCVWKPSEKTPLCGVACQNIIAEVLKENDLPEGISCLVNGDYQVGEYISKDTRVPLVSATGSTRMGKIVAKEVAGRLGKSLLELGGNNAIIVTPDADIKMTVIGAVFGAVGTAGQRCTSTRRLIVHESMYDKVKNALVDAYKQLRIGNPLDENNHVGPLIDTQAVEMYKDALEKVVEEGGNIIVEGGVLEGEGYESGCYVKPAIAEAGNHYDIVQHETFAPVLYLLKYTGEVENAIALQNGVAQGLSSAIMTNNLREAERFLSHAGSDCGIANVNIGTSGAEIGGAFGGEKETGGGRESGSDAWKIYMRRQTNTINYTTELPLAQGIKFDL; from the coding sequence ATGGCAGATTTTGGTATTCAAGAAGCATTACAAACCCTTGGGTTAAAAGAAATAAACGAAGGAACATCAACAGGGTTAGACTGGTTTTCAAATGGAGAAATTATTGAAAGTTATTCACCAGTTGATGGTAAACTAATAGGAAAAGTAAAGGCATCTACAAAAGAAGATTACGAAAACGTAATGAAATCGGCTACAGAAGCTTTTAAATCTTGGAGAGTTTTACCAGCTCCACAAAGAGGAGAAATTGTACGTCAGTTTGGTGAAAAATTGAGAGAGAAGAAAGAAGCTTTAGGTAAATTAGTTTCTTATGAAATGGGAAAGAGTTACCAAGAAGGTTTAGGTGAGGTTCAAGAAATGATTGATATCTGTGATTTTGCTGTTGGTTTATCACGTCAATTACACGGTTTAACAATGCACTCTGAAAGACCAGGTCACAGAATGTATGAACAATATCACCCATTAGGAGTAGTAGGAATTATTTCTGCATTTAATTTCCCTGTTGCTGTATGGTCATGGAATACAGCTTTAGCTTGGATTTGTGGAGATGTTTGTGTTTGGAAACCATCTGAGAAAACTCCTTTATGTGGTGTAGCTTGTCAAAATATTATTGCAGAGGTATTAAAAGAAAATGATTTACCAGAAGGAATTTCTTGTTTAGTAAATGGAGATTACCAAGTGGGTGAGTACATTTCTAAAGATACAAGAGTTCCTTTAGTATCTGCAACAGGTTCTACTCGTATGGGTAAAATTGTAGCGAAAGAAGTTGCTGGTCGTTTAGGTAAAAGTTTATTAGAGTTAGGAGGAAACAACGCAATTATTGTAACTCCAGATGCTGATATTAAAATGACTGTTATCGGTGCTGTATTCGGTGCAGTAGGAACTGCTGGTCAACGTTGTACTTCTACACGTAGATTAATCGTCCACGAATCTATGTACGATAAAGTAAAAAATGCTTTAGTTGATGCTTATAAGCAATTACGTATTGGAAATCCATTAGACGAAAACAATCACGTGGGTCCATTAATCGATACACAAGCTGTTGAAATGTATAAAGATGCATTAGAAAAGGTTGTTGAAGAAGGTGGAAATATTATTGTTGAAGGTGGAGTTTTAGAAGGAGAAGGATACGAAAGCGGATGTTATGTAAAGCCTGCAATTGCAGAAGCTGGAAACCACTATGACATCGTTCAACACGAAACGTTTGCACCAGTATTATATTTATTAAAATATACAGGAGAAGTTGAAAATGCAATTGCTTTACAAAATGGAGTTGCTCAAGGATTATCTTCTGCTATTATGACAAATAATTTACGTGAAGCGGAGCGATTCTTATCTCACGCAGGATCTGATTGTGGTATTGCTAATGTAAATATCGGAACTTCTGGTGCTGAAATTGGTGGAGCCTTTGGAGGTGAAAAAGAAACTGGTGGTGGTAGAGAATCAGGATCTGATGCTTGGAAAATTTATATGCGTCGTCAAACAAATACAATTAACTATACAACTGAATTACCTTTAGCACAAGGAATTAAATTTGATTTATAA
- a CDS encoding isoaspartyl peptidase/L-asparaginase family protein — MKTFFSTLFAVSVLLVNCTNPIEQKSDKPQKTNEFALVVHGGAGTILKKNMTPEKEKAYKEKLEEAIKVGYNILKNGGKSIDAVEQTIHILENSPLFNAGKGAVFTHEENNELDASIMTGNDLNAGSVAGVTDIKNPITLARKVMENSEHVMLSGKGASIFAKEQGVEIVDPKYFFTENRFNSLQRIKEKMKAELDHDGKSAFYDPLIKDSKFGTVGCVALDKNGNITAGTSTGGMTNKRWNRIGDAPIIGSGTYANNATCGVSSTGWGEYFIRAQVAHDISALMDYKGLSLKDAAKEVIQNKLTKLGGTGGIIAVDKNGNMVFEFNTAGMYRASMNDKGEAEIKIYKD; from the coding sequence ATGAAAACATTTTTTTCAACACTATTTGCAGTGTCTGTATTACTTGTTAACTGTACAAATCCTATTGAACAAAAATCCGATAAACCTCAGAAAACAAACGAATTTGCTTTAGTAGTTCATGGTGGAGCTGGTACAATTTTAAAGAAAAATATGACTCCAGAAAAGGAAAAAGCTTATAAAGAAAAACTGGAAGAAGCCATTAAAGTTGGATATAATATTCTTAAAAACGGGGGAAAAAGCATCGATGCTGTAGAACAAACTATTCACATTCTAGAAAACTCTCCTCTATTTAATGCCGGAAAAGGTGCCGTTTTTACTCATGAAGAAAACAATGAACTGGACGCTTCTATTATGACTGGGAATGATTTAAATGCTGGATCTGTAGCAGGTGTTACCGATATTAAAAATCCGATTACTCTTGCCAGAAAAGTAATGGAAAACTCTGAACATGTAATGCTATCTGGAAAAGGAGCTTCAATATTCGCAAAAGAACAAGGTGTTGAAATTGTTGATCCAAAATACTTTTTTACCGAAAACCGATTTAACTCATTACAAAGAATAAAAGAAAAAATGAAGGCTGAGTTAGATCACGATGGAAAATCAGCTTTCTATGATCCTTTAATAAAAGATTCTAAATTTGGAACTGTTGGTTGTGTTGCTTTGGATAAAAATGGAAATATCACCGCAGGAACTTCAACTGGAGGAATGACAAATAAACGTTGGAATAGAATTGGAGATGCTCCTATTATTGGTTCAGGAACTTATGCAAATAATGCCACATGTGGAGTTTCTTCAACTGGTTGGGGAGAGTATTTTATCAGAGCTCAAGTTGCGCATGATATTTCTGCATTAATGGATTATAAAGGACTTTCTTTAAAAGATGCAGCGAAAGAGGTAATCCAAAATAAACTCACCAAACTTGGTGGAACAGGTGGAATTATTGCTGTTGATAAAAACGGAAATATGGTTTTTGAATTTAACACAGCTGGAATGTATCGAGCTTCAATGAACGATAAAGGAGAGGCAGAGATAAAAATATATAAAGACTAA
- a CDS encoding GNAT family N-acetyltransferase, with amino-acid sequence MLEQQITTPIQEKKSYALIWEENGVQIGHTNANNILFGKEAFMHLHVWDTSKRKKGLGNNLIKKSLPFYFKNLEIETLFCQPYALNLAPNKTLKKVGFEFVKEYVTIPGSINFEQKVNLWKMTRDQFLLF; translated from the coding sequence ATTCTTGAACAGCAAATAACAACTCCTATACAAGAGAAAAAATCCTATGCATTAATCTGGGAAGAAAATGGTGTACAAATTGGTCATACAAATGCAAACAATATACTTTTTGGAAAAGAAGCATTTATGCATTTACATGTTTGGGATACATCAAAACGAAAAAAAGGTTTAGGTAATAATTTGATTAAAAAGTCACTTCCGTTTTATTTCAAAAACTTAGAAATTGAAACACTATTTTGCCAGCCATACGCGTTAAATTTAGCGCCAAATAAGACACTAAAAAAAGTAGGATTCGAGTTTGTTAAAGAGTATGTTACTATTCCGGGATCTATAAATTTTGAACAAAAAGTAAACCTTTGGAAAATGACACGTGACCAGTTTTTATTGTTCTAA
- a CDS encoding outer membrane beta-barrel protein: MMEDKKIERLFQEKLKDFEVQPSPLVWDNIESNLTKKKKRRIFPIWWFSSGVASLLIIGLFLYPYINDFEKNIPIEEKILNEKEVKIEETNNTNKENVSTPIFQEGKIKKEPLKFDSGKSVTSAYEKRMISRKIKKEKKPSISSVSLKGLQANSKIAMKSIFVEPLIFEKDEKVEEKMDFIAEINKKKNNKKEKIEDSKWSISPVIGILSSQSLSQSSSIDASLNENEISNPGTFSYGVSFTFDINEKLSIKSGVQFQNMSYHTENIGIVSNTTITNNLENISFNGSDNFLYVSNSEQSFLEDIGITSFGTISEGTIEQDINYMEFPVELKYRLFMLGKFQTSLVSGFSTLFLTDNLITTRTANFSREIGKANNLNKFNFSANLGLDVEFNINKKARFNINPMFKSQLNTFSDNPTNFRPFIIGVYSGLRYSF, translated from the coding sequence ATGATGGAAGACAAAAAAATAGAAAGATTATTTCAAGAAAAACTTAAGGATTTTGAGGTACAGCCTTCTCCTTTAGTTTGGGATAATATTGAAAGTAACTTAACTAAAAAGAAGAAAAGAAGAATTTTTCCTATTTGGTGGTTTTCAAGTGGAGTAGCTTCTTTGTTAATCATCGGTTTATTCCTTTATCCGTATATAAATGATTTTGAAAAAAATATTCCTATTGAAGAAAAGATATTAAATGAAAAAGAGGTTAAAATAGAAGAAACTAACAATACAAATAAAGAGAATGTATCGACCCCAATATTTCAAGAAGGGAAAATTAAAAAAGAACCTTTAAAGTTTGATTCAGGAAAATCAGTAACATCAGCCTATGAAAAGCGAATGATTAGTAGAAAAATTAAAAAAGAGAAAAAACCATCAATTTCGTCTGTTTCTTTGAAGGGTTTACAGGCAAATTCAAAAATTGCTATGAAAAGTATTTTTGTGGAGCCTTTGATTTTTGAAAAGGATGAAAAAGTAGAAGAGAAAATGGATTTTATAGCTGAGATAAACAAAAAGAAAAATAATAAAAAAGAGAAGATAGAAGATTCCAAATGGAGCATTTCTCCAGTAATAGGAATTTTAAGTTCTCAATCACTCAGTCAATCATCTTCAATAGATGCCAGTTTAAATGAAAATGAAATATCAAATCCGGGTACATTTTCCTACGGAGTAAGTTTTACTTTCGATATTAATGAGAAACTTTCTATAAAATCAGGAGTACAATTTCAAAATATGAGTTATCATACAGAAAATATAGGAATCGTGTCAAACACAACTATTACTAATAACTTAGAGAACATTAGTTTTAATGGATCAGATAACTTCTTATATGTAAGTAATTCCGAGCAAAGTTTTCTTGAGGATATAGGAATAACATCATTCGGAACAATCAGTGAAGGAACTATTGAACAGGATATTAATTACATGGAATTCCCTGTAGAGCTGAAATACAGGTTATTTATGTTAGGTAAATTTCAAACGAGTTTAGTTTCAGGATTTAGCACTTTATTTTTAACCGATAATTTAATTACAACTCGTACAGCAAATTTTTCAAGAGAAATAGGTAAAGCAAATAATTTAAACAAGTTTAATTTCAGTGCAAATTTAGGTTTAGATGTGGAATTTAATATAAATAAAAAAGCAAGATTTAATATTAACCCAATGTTCAAATCTCAACTAAATACATTTTCAGATAATCCAACGAATTTCAGACCTTTTATAATTGGTGTTTATTCAGGATTGAGATATAGTTTTTAA
- a CDS encoding RNA polymerase sigma factor encodes MNIQELIKKCKENNLQAQSQVYQLYAGKLFALSLKYSRNQHDAEDVLQDSFLTAFAKIHQYKSKGSFEGWLKRIVINTALQKYRKEPALYLVKDEIISEEEEVDFNESAIGVNDLLAMIQVLPDRYRLVFNLYVLDSFSHKEIAEMLHISVGTSKSNLSRAKQILKKAIENRREKLEKA; translated from the coding sequence ATTAATATACAAGAGCTCATAAAAAAGTGTAAGGAAAACAACCTCCAGGCACAATCTCAAGTTTACCAGCTTTATGCTGGTAAACTCTTTGCTTTGAGTTTAAAATATTCTCGTAATCAACATGATGCTGAAGATGTATTACAAGATAGTTTTTTAACTGCTTTTGCAAAGATTCATCAATACAAATCGAAGGGATCTTTTGAAGGTTGGTTAAAACGAATTGTGATCAATACAGCATTACAGAAATACAGAAAAGAACCTGCGCTTTATTTGGTGAAAGATGAAATAATATCTGAAGAAGAGGAAGTTGATTTTAATGAGAGTGCGATTGGAGTAAACGATTTATTAGCAATGATTCAAGTATTGCCAGACCGGTACAGATTGGTGTTCAATTTATATGTTCTAGATAGTTTTTCTCATAAAGAAATAGCAGAGATGTTACATATTTCTGTTGGAACATCAAAATCTAATCTATCAAGAGCAAAGCAAATATTAAAGAAGGCAATTGAAAATCGTAGGGAAAAATTAGAAAAGGCATAA